The following proteins are co-located in the Vigna unguiculata cultivar IT97K-499-35 chromosome 9, ASM411807v1, whole genome shotgun sequence genome:
- the LOC114163474 gene encoding uncharacterized protein LOC114163474 codes for MEDFLRHKPAKFTSKASPDEADAWLRKCEKIFKVMNCEDEKKLLFAAYLLNGDAEYWWAGMQQQMENSEEPVSWANFRTRFLEKYFPDTARQDREAEFLALQQGDMTVQEYVNRFKHLVRYSSQNITEEWKCLKFERGLRLELKRVVTPLRERRFPILVEQAKSAEDLEKGPGPIMSRHQKNVVEARQMKKLYNRPQTSQGPTCYQCGGPHLKRKYPQLAGGVGGSGDRRKCFICDKPGHFANNFLEKKSLGTKKPAASPAERARAAGRGFALTTTEATQSGNLILELCVLFGKVVLVLFDSGATYSFISNVCVRRLNLVARDLGCELLVSTPSSGQVATSSVYVGCSVEVAGHRFKVNLVCLPLEGLDVILGMDWLSNNHVIIDCGRRSLVFPEHEGLELISA; via the coding sequence ATGGAGGACTTCTTGCGCCACAAGCCAGCTAAGTTCACTAGCAAGGCCTCCCCCGATGAAGCGGATGCATGGCTCCGCAAGTGTGAGAAAATCTTCAAAGTGATGAACTGcgaagatgaaaaaaaactGTTGTTCGCTGCTTACCTGCTGAATGGGGATGCTGAATACTGGTGGGCAGGTATGCAACAACAGATGGAGAATAGTGAAGAGCCAGTGTCTTGGGCCAACTTTAGAACTCGTTTCCTGGAGAAGTACTTTCCAGATACGGCGAGACAGGACAGGGAGGCCGAATTCCTAGCATTACAGCAGGGAGACATGACAGTGCAGGAGTATGTGAATAGATTCAAGCACTTGGTGAGGTATTCCTCACAGAACATCACAGAAGAATGGAAGTGTTTAAAGTTTGAGCGAGGACTCAGACTTGAGCTGAAGAGGGTGGTAACACCTTTGAGAGAGAGGAGATTTCCTATCTTGGTGGAACAGGCCAAGAGTGCTGAGGATTTGGAGAAGGGCCCTGGTCCTATTATGAGCCGACATCAGAAAAATGTCGTGGAGGCTAGGCAGATGAAAAAGCTGTACAACCGACCTCAGACATCTCAGGGTCCCACTTGTTACCAGTGTGGCGGACCCCACTTGAAGAGGAAGTATCCACAGTTGGCAGGCGGAGTAGGAGGGTCAGGCGATCGTCGCAAGTGTTTTATATGCGACAAACCAGGACACTTCGCCAATAATTTCCTAGAGAAGAAGAGTCTTGGCACGAAGAAACCAGCAGCATCGCCAGCAGAGCGAGCTAGGGCAGCGGGCAGAGGCTTTGCCCTGACCACCACTGAGGCTACACAGTCGGGTAATCTTATTCTTGAACTTTGTGTGTTGTTTGGTAAAGTAGTACTTGTGTTGTTCGATTCTGGTGCAACCTATTCCTTTATTTCTAATGTGTGTGTGAGGAGATTGAATTTGGTGGCACGCGATTTGGGATGTGAGTTGCTTGTTTCAACTCCCTCCTCAGGTCAAGTGGCTACCAGTTCAGTCTACGTTGGGTGTTCAGTGGAAGTGGCAGGTCACAGATtcaaggtgaacttggtgtgTTTGCCTTTGGAGGGACTGGATGTAATattggggatggattggctgTCTAACAATCACgtcataattgattgtggacggcgTAGTTTGGTATTCCCGGAACATGAAGGATTGGAGCTAATCTCGGCTTAG